A part of Aquibium oceanicum genomic DNA contains:
- a CDS encoding type II glyceraldehyde-3-phosphate dehydrogenase has translation MRYQREEKPMTPAKKIRVAVNGYGVIGKRVADAVAVQDDMELAGVADISADWRPRMATQKGYRLFAATGDHAEAMRNAGLDVAGNLDDLLEASDLVVDCTPKRIAAVNVDIYRQRGIKFIVQGGEKHDVTGHSFVAESTYASALNRDSTRVVSCNTTSIVRTLTALKQAGLLRRARGTLLRRATDPWESHLGGIMNTLVPEPEIPSHQGPDAQSVDPDLDVVTMAVKVPETLAHLHYWSVQLTRPASREEVLDAFAASSRIALIRMDAGLTALNAVKELMADLGRPHDNLYEVALWSDMLKVQGDELFYAYMVDNQAIVIPETIDAIRALCGVIASAEDSIARTDAALGIGLLTETLRQR, from the coding sequence GTGCGCTACCAACGCGAGGAGAAGCCGATGACCCCAGCGAAAAAGATCCGCGTCGCCGTCAACGGCTACGGCGTGATCGGAAAGCGTGTCGCCGACGCCGTTGCCGTGCAGGACGATATGGAGCTGGCCGGGGTTGCGGATATCAGCGCCGACTGGCGGCCACGCATGGCGACGCAGAAGGGTTACCGCCTTTTCGCAGCCACCGGTGACCATGCAGAGGCGATGCGGAACGCCGGTCTCGATGTCGCCGGGAACCTCGATGATCTGCTTGAGGCGAGTGATCTGGTGGTCGACTGCACGCCGAAGCGGATCGCGGCGGTGAACGTCGACATCTATCGACAAAGGGGCATCAAGTTCATCGTCCAGGGTGGCGAGAAGCACGATGTGACCGGACACTCCTTCGTTGCGGAATCCACCTATGCGAGTGCGCTGAACCGGGACAGCACGCGCGTCGTCTCCTGCAACACCACCTCGATCGTGAGAACCCTTACGGCATTGAAGCAGGCAGGCCTGCTGCGTCGCGCGCGCGGGACGCTGCTGCGCCGGGCGACGGACCCTTGGGAAAGTCACCTCGGCGGGATCATGAACACGCTCGTCCCCGAGCCCGAGATTCCCAGCCATCAGGGGCCGGATGCGCAGAGCGTCGACCCCGACCTCGATGTCGTCACGATGGCGGTCAAGGTGCCGGAGACCCTGGCTCATCTGCACTACTGGTCGGTGCAGTTGACCCGGCCGGCTTCCAGGGAAGAGGTGCTCGACGCCTTTGCCGCATCGTCTCGGATTGCCCTGATCCGCATGGATGCCGGGTTGACGGCCCTCAACGCGGTCAAGGAACTCATGGCCGACCTCGGCCGGCCACATGACAACCTCTACGAAGTCGCGCTTTGGTCGGACATGCTGAAGGTCCAGGGGGACGAACTGTTCTACGCCTACATGGTGGACAACCAGGCCATCGTCATTCCAGAGACGATCGACGCGATCCGGGCACTGTGCGGAGTGATCGCGAGCGCCGAAGACTCCATCGCAAGGACGGATGCGGCACTCGGGATCGGCCTGCTGACCGAAACACTGAGGCAACGATGA